The following DNA comes from Amycolatopsis albispora.
GAAAGGCTTGGCGCACCAGAAGAAGAACGGCGACCGGAGAGTCCACAAGGGATCGACGGCGGCCCTGCTGCGCAATCGCAGGCTGCTGGTGGCGATCTTCACCAGCTTCGCCGTGATGTCCAGTGTGGACGTTCTCACCGCGTACCTTCCGGTGCTGGGCGAGGATCGCGGGCTCAGCCCGGCCGTGGTCGGTGTGCTGCTGGCGGTGCGCGCCGGGTTCTCCTTCCTGTCCCGGCTGCTGATCCCGCTGCTGGTGGGCCGGTTCGGCAGGCTCGCGGTGCTGGTGGTCAGCGGCGGGCTGGCCGGGATCTGCGTGGTGGCACTGGTTTTCACCGGCGGCTTCTGGCCGCTGGCCGCGCTGATGGCGGTGCTCGGCCTGGCACTCGGGCTCGGTCAGCCGCTGACCATGACCTGGACCGTGCGCGAGGCGCCGGACAACCTGCGCTCCACCGCGCTCGGCCTGCGGCTGACCGGCAACCGGGTGGCGCAGGCGGCGGCCCCGGCCGCGGCGGGCGCGGTGTCCGGGCTGGTCGGCGTGGCCGGGCCGTTCCTGCTGATCGCGCTGCTGCTGTTCGCCTCCACGGCCACCGTGTTACCCGGCTGGCGCGCCGAGCGGGGCTGACCGGAGCACCTCGGCGGTGTGCGCGTCCGCCGGGAAGAACGCCTCGATCGACAACTCGGCGAGCGTCACGTCCAGCGGCGTGCCGAAGGTCGCCACCGTGCTGAGGAAGGCCAGTTCGGTGTCGCCGTGCCGCAGCCGCAGCGGCACCACGAGGTCACCCGGCTTCGGCACCTCGACCTCGGGAACCACGTCGTGGCAAGGATATTCGCGCAGTTCGGCGAGCAGTTCGGACAGTTCGGGGTCGGCCGTGGCGGCCACCTCGCGCCGCAGCCTGCCGAGCAGGTGCGCGCGCCACTCCCCCAGGTTCGCGATGCGCGGTGCCATGCCGTCCGGGTGCAGCGTCGCCCGCAGCACGTTCACCGGGCCGTCCAGCAGTTCCGGCGCCACCCCGGCGATCAGCAGCGCCACGCTGGCGTTGGCGTCGACCATGGTCCAGCGCCGGTCGACGACCACCGCCGGATAGGGCTCGTGCGCGGTGAGCAGCCGCCGGACCGCCTCGCGCGCGGCGGTCATCTCGGGCGCGTCGAGCCCGCTTTCCGAGTACACCGGGGCGAATCCGGCGGCGAGCAGCAGCTGGTTGCGTTCACGCAGCGGTACGTCGAGGTGCTCACCGAGGCGGAGCACCATGTCGCGGCTGGGCGCCGAGCGCCCGGTCTCGACGAAGCTCAGGTGGCGTGTGGAGATGTCCGCCGAGATGGCCAGGTCGAGCTGGCTGATCCGGCGCCGGTCCCGCCATTCACGCAGGAGTTCGCCCACCGGGCGGGAAGCAGTCGCTGTGGTCACGCTTCGACGTTACGGCCGGGCGCGCGCCGCGGCCATTACTTCCCGGGTAATCGACGCGCCGCGCGGCGGCGGGAATGG
Coding sequences within:
- a CDS encoding helix-turn-helix domain-containing protein, whose amino-acid sequence is MTTATASRPVGELLREWRDRRRISQLDLAISADISTRHLSFVETGRSAPSRDMVLRLGEHLDVPLRERNQLLLAAGFAPVYSESGLDAPEMTAAREAVRRLLTAHEPYPAVVVDRRWTMVDANASVALLIAGVAPELLDGPVNVLRATLHPDGMAPRIANLGEWRAHLLGRLRREVAATADPELSELLAELREYPCHDVVPEVEVPKPGDLVVPLRLRHGDTELAFLSTVATFGTPLDVTLAELSIEAFFPADAHTAEVLRSAPLGAPAG
- a CDS encoding MFS transporter: MPVPRPATTGLALVVLASLAVHLVTFLIRPVASYRVLALGGDATAVGLVAAAGALLPVFLALPMGRAADRGGMGGLLTAGGLAMTTGALGLAFAGTLPLMAAGNVVIGVGQLALMLAFQGLVAELSPPEHQDRNFGWFTAAASVGQLIGPLTGGWVISSASAGSMVAETREAFLLATGLGVVITLLCLALAWTLKGLAHQKKNGDRRVHKGSTAALLRNRRLLVAIFTSFAVMSSVDVLTAYLPVLGEDRGLSPAVVGVLLAVRAGFSFLSRLLIPLLVGRFGRLAVLVVSGGLAGICVVALVFTGGFWPLAALMAVLGLALGLGQPLTMTWTVREAPDNLRSTALGLRLTGNRVAQAAAPAAAGAVSGLVGVAGPFLLIALLLFASTATVLPGWRAERG